The following proteins are co-located in the Macadamia integrifolia cultivar HAES 741 chromosome 3, SCU_Mint_v3, whole genome shotgun sequence genome:
- the LOC122074575 gene encoding mavicyanin-like yields the protein MGGGARGAVVVMVVVLLILSEGTRGGNATKHVVGGSQGWDVSTDLTSWASSNTFKVGDQLEFKYTVGLHSVVELGSESAYKNCNIGNSVNSMNGGNDVVKLTKTGTRYFACGTPGHCAQGMKLKINTLSASASAANNTDSSSSSSSSSTPTPTSTSTSSASTLQSFAHLVLTMLSVSITISLLTVKS from the exons ATGGGTGGTGGTGCAAGAGGagcagtggtggtgatggtggtggtgctATTAATATTGTCGGAGGGGACAAGAGGAGGCAATGCCACAAAACATGTGGTGGGTGGGAGTCAAGGGTGGGATGTCTCTACTGATCTCACCTCTTGGGCATCTTCCAATACTTTCAAAGTAGGAGACCAACTCg AGTTCAAGTACACAGTGGGTTTGCACAGTGTAGTGGAACTGGGGAGCGAGAGTGCGTACAAGAATTGTAACATAGGGAATTCTGTGAACTCAATGAATGGAGGGAATGACGTGGTGAAGTTGACTAAGACTGGGACTAGGTACTTCGCTTGTGGAACTCCAGGCCATTGTGCTCAGGGCATGAAGCTCAAGATCAACACTCtctctgcttctgcttctgctgcCAATAATActgattcctcttcttcttcttcttcatcatctactCCTACTCCTACTTCTACTTCTACTTCTTCTGCTTCTACCCTGCAATCTTTTGCTCACTTGGTTCTGACGATGTTATCTGTTTCCATCACCATTTCACTTCTTACAGTAAAGAGTTAG
- the LOC122074574 gene encoding mavicyanin-like: protein MGGGARGAVVVMVVVILILSEGTRGGNATKHVVGGSQGWDVSTDLTSWASSNTFKLGDQLEFKYTVGLHSVVELGSESAYKNCNIGNSVNSMNGGNDVVKLTKTGTRYFACGTPGHCAQGMKLKINTLSASASAANNTDSSSSSSSSSSSSSTPTPTSTSSASTLQSFAYLVLTMLSVSITISLLTVKS from the exons ATGGGTGGTGGTGCAAGAGGagcagtggtggtgatggtggtggtgatatTAATATTGTCGGAGGGGACAAGAGGAGGCAATGCCACAAAACATGTGGTGGGTGGGAGTCAAGGGTGGGATGTCTCTACTGATCTCACCTCTTGGGCATCTTCCAATACTTTCAAACTAGGAGACCAACTCG AGTTCAAGTACACAGTGGGTTTGCACAGTGTAGTGGAACTGGGGAGCGAGAGTGCGTACAAGAATTGTAACATAGGGAATTCTGTGAACTCAATGAATGGAGGGAATGACGTGGTGAAGTTGACTAAGACTGGGACAAGGTACTTCGCTTGTGGAACTCCAGGCCATTGTGCTCAGGGCATGAAGCTCAAGATCAACACTCtctctgcttctgcttctgctgcCAATAATActgattcctcttcttcttcttcttcttcttcttcttcatcatctactCCTACTCCTACTTCTACTTCTTCTGCTTCTACGCTGCAATCTTTTGCTTACTTGGTTCTGACGATGTTATCTGTTTCCATCACCATTTCACTTCTTACAGTAAAGAGTTAG